The genomic interval TCATTCTAGGTGTTCAGTTAAATTATGAATATATAATTTAGTGTTTTTGTCAGACATCAGGCTCAATATTTAAATAAGACAATTAGGATATAGTGTAATGGAACATAAAGAGAACAATATTATGTTTATTGTTGCATATTTAATCCCATTGATAACGGGTCTTTTAGTTTATATTCTCTATGGAAGCAGAGACAGCAAGCTCAGGTTCCAGAGTATACAGGCTATTTTACTTGGCATATGTCTTATTGTTGCATCAATAATCTTCGGAATTTTTGACATCTTTATAACAGGTGTAGGTGGGCAGGTAATTTC from Ferroplasma acidiphilum carries:
- a CDS encoding DUF4870 domain-containing protein; translation: MEHKENNIMFIVAYLIPLITGLLVYILYGSRDSKLRFQSIQAILLGICLIVASIIFGIFDIFITGVGGQVISGILDLILVLVWLYGIYTGYRASRGMNANIPYLSDYASKL